A window of Gouania willdenowi chromosome 12, fGouWil2.1, whole genome shotgun sequence contains these coding sequences:
- the LOC114473702 gene encoding nuclear RNA export factor 1-like, which translates to MADSVHHYNEHDDRTAPQHFSNRRGRCFHKGLSSRRDRQWRNHLARFGGPGPWSSLYDIDGDVTMTDSFQDSSSQHRYNPYGRVFRRGDGRIDRGRQRGKGGGGGRKRRSVLKPEQLEHLKQCMAKRFDGSHQALDLNNIYTDPDLVSQKIKVILNRKTSMEAIIKIIEEHVPELTCLNLSNNRIQRLDELSKLVTKVPHLKTLNLSHNKLKSERELDKLKGLKLEELWLVRNPFCALFKDQSSFISAVRQRFPQLLKLNGNDLPPPIGFDVETPTTIPSCKGSCFGSDFITVPARNCGLCIVNDQLFNRKATTEQIRSTFVAPAPTPSSSPVPTLTTPQQEMLTAFSLMCLQDN; encoded by the coding sequence ATGGCGGACAGTGTACACCACTACAACGAACATGATGACAGAACTGCACCCCAGCATTTTTCAAACCGCAGAGGCCGATGCTTCCACAAAGGACTGTCGTCACGCAGAGACCGGCAGTGGAGGAACCACCTCGCTAGATTTGGAGGACCTGGACCGTGGTCCAGCCTTTACGACATTGATGGAGATGTGACCATGACCGACAGCTTTCAGGACAGCAGTTCTCAGCACAGATACAATCCTTATGGAAGAGTATTTCGGAGAGGAGACGGCCGTATCGACAGAGGTCGGCAGCGAGGCAAAGGTGGAGGTGGTGGCAGAAAAAGGCGCTCTGTTCTGAAGCCTGAACAATTGGAGCATCTAAAGCAATGTATGGCGAAACGTTTTGATGGCTCTCACCAAGCTTTGGATCTAAACAACATTTATACAGACCCAGACTTGGTGTCCCAAAAAATCAAAgtaattttaaacagaaaaacaagcaTGGAGGCCATCATAAAGATCATAGAAGAACACGTTCCTGAGTTGACATGCTTGAACCTCAGTAACAACCGCATCCAAAGACTGGATGAACTCAGCAAGCTTGTAACCAAAGTGCCTCATCTGAAGACCCTGAACCTTTCACACAACAAACTGAAAAGCGAACGTGAGCTGGACAAGTTGAAGGGGCTGAAACTGGAAGAGCTGTGGCTGGTCAGAAACCCTTTTTGTGCCCTTTTCAAGGACCAGTCTTCATTCATCAGTGCTGTGCGCCAGAGGTTTCCCCAGCTTCTGAAGTTGAATGGAAATGACCTCCCCCCACCCATTGGCTTTGATGTAGAAACCCCCACCACTATCCCGTCTTGCAAGGGCAGCTGCTTTGGCTCTGATTTCATCACAGTTCCAGCAAGGAACTGTGGTTTGTGCATCGTCAATGACCAACTCTTCAATAGGAAGGCTACAACAGAGCAGATACGCAGCACTTTTGTGGCACCTGCCCCGACCCCTTCCTCCAGCCCAGTGCCCACCCTCACTACCCCCCAGCAGGAGATGCTCACTGCCTTCTCCCTGATGTGTCTGCAGGACAACTAG